The DNA window TACAGCTCCGTGCTGGAAGGGGAACAGCAAAACCGAAGCCCTAACGGTGCTGACCAGTCGCTCGTTCCCTTTGCACAACCCCCAGGATCGTCTGCCGGCTCCCACCGCCACCCcttatttttaatcatctcCCCAAGTGAGCTAAGAATTAACTATTTAGCAGCTCGTGGAAAGCATCAGGAATGTCTAAAACACGCTGAGCTGCAGCTTTAGCTGCTACCTGCCCTGGGGAGATCGCCGGCTGCATCCCTAACGCGCGGCACACTTAATATTGCATGTTGATTAATTGCTTCGTTTCCTCTCTCCTGAGGAGCCGTGAGTTTTGGCTCGTGGGTGAATCCGTCTCCAGAAGAAATCGCTTCCTGTGGGAAGCAAGACGGAACCGTGGCCGGAGGGGAGGGCGACGGGAGCACTGGGGTTCCCTGGGCCGACCCCCCCTGCTCCACACTTGGACGCGGGGCAGGGTGATGGCAAtcgggggccgggggcggggggcagcttCTGATTTACACCGGCAGAAGCCGGGCCAGCGTTGCCCAAGCTGCCAGGGGTTTTGCCCCCACGAATCTTGTGCGGTTGGGGCCCTGGGCAGCGGCGTGGTTTTCTCTTCCATCACACGAATGGATGGGAacgaggagctggggggggggggagggttgtGACAGCCAGCTCCTGCGGAGCCCCAATCCCCACTGCCATCCCGGGCAGCTCCGCCGAGAGGAGGCCGTTTGGGCAGGAGGTGGCCGGGAGCACGCTCTCGGTGACGGTCACACCCCCGTGCACCCACGCTTTGCGGGGTGACCCCCAGCACGGGGACGGAGCAGCCCCTGCGAGCAGGCGGCAGCCCCGGCATCTCCACCAAACATCCCGGTGGGGGTCCCGTCTGCACCTGAGGGTGTCCGGGGTGGCAGCACCCCGCAGGGTCCCCGCTCCGGTGGGACACGTTggcctggcagagctggggtgatgcctggggagggggacaccGGGCACCCGCCACCCCCCCATGATGCTCAGATGGggcttggggcggggggggagcagggacctGCTGTGTCCGTGTTGAAAGATCGCAGGCACCGGCAAGAGgcttaacttaaaaaaaaaaaaaagttttatttcaagatcttcctttttttttttgttgtttttacttgtatttcaaaaaaagtggggcaaaagtacaaaaaaagtCAGTTGCGGAACAGCAAAGGTTTAGAAATCACAGCGCTGAACTAACCCAAGCGATAGACACGGAGCACAAACCAAACACCCCCACGACACGACGCGGCCAAAGACCGTTTACAGCCTTTGGctttgtattattattaattaattatttttgtttgttcgttttCCTCTGTACAAAACACACCAAAGCATGCCACAGAGCGGGGAAAAAGAGATACcggatggggaggagagaggagattTGTAGGGCCGGGGACGGGAGGGCTGGCTCCTGCTCTcgcctccttctcctcccctgctcACGTCAGGTTGTTCTGCAGACAGTTGAGCTCGCcgccctcctgctcccctttgCCGCCGCCGTCGTGCTTGGGCGACGTCGAGTTGTGGATGTTAAATGGCTCCTCGTCCTTCAGGCAGGATTTCAGGGAGTCCTGCAGCTTGTGGGGAGCGCTGGGGTCGTCCTGCCAGGAgagatggcggggggggggggggggggtggtgtcaGGAGACGACCGTGCCGTGGGGGACACTGAGCAATGAGGGGAGGGTGATCCGCAGCGGGGACAGGAGGACGGCACTGACGTCCCCGCCAGCAACCCAGCACGGCGACCCAGGCTCTGCCTCCTTGCAGGCAGCCccggcagcaggcagggctgcccacGGGTGAATACAAatgtgtccccccccacccccagcgcACCGCTCGGCACGGGGGGAGCACGGAGCTCACGGCACGGGGGGGAGCTGGCGGGCGACAGGGTCTGACCCCCCCTGCAGCGACTCGCTGCCGCTCCCCGCCTTGGGGTGCCTCCAGCACCCAAAGCCGCTCGCCAACAGCACCCAAGAGCCACGCTGGCCATGGGAGCCATCCCACCCGCCACCCCTCCAGCCGCCCCCGCCGTCCCCCCCATCACCCCGTTTCTCTTCCCATTTCCAGCCCAGCTCGTCTCTTCGTCCCCGCGACAATTAGCAACTCCCCGAGCGAGCGGCGCTTGGCAGGAGGCCTGAGGGGTTGGATTTATTGTGGTTCGTTAGCGTACAGCCGGCCCGCTGTGCCGCTGGCCGGATCCACCGGCAGCAAAGCCGGGGATGGCTCTTCCCGACGTCCCCCCCACGGCTGCTGGGAGCATCTtcccccccagggctgggatgcGCCCCAAGTTTGCTCTGCATCCATGGGGAGAGCGGCCTCCCCGGCATCGGGGCCAAGCTCGGGCTGTGCTGGGTAACGCCTGTGCCCGGACGGTCCTGGCATCGCCACCGGCCCTGGCGTGGGGGTCTGCGAGGGCTGGACGGGCCGTGGCAGTGAGGCACCCGCCGGCGTTGTAGTGGTTATGGTGCTCCCGGTGCCACGCGGCGAGCGGCGGATGGATGGAGACACCCCAGGGCCGGTGTCACACAGCCACGCTCATACAGGGACGGGAGACCTCCATCTTCTGGGCACTGACCCCGTGAGCGGCACCCGGACGGTCCCGGGCTGGTGCCATCGGCTCCACAGCACATCCCGTGGGATGGGCACCGCTGCCGGGGCACCAAGCTGCTCCCCCGCAGAGGGGCGGCACCCCATGTCCCCAAAACCCCCCTTCCCAGGGGTGTCAAGCCCACTGTCCCCTCTGGAGCTGGTCCCGGGCACTGCGTGCCGCTGCAGGACCGAGCCCTCCGCATCCCGGAGGGGACGAGGGACGGGTCAGACCCCAGCGAGATGCCGGGGAGCGGCACCAAATTCATCCCAAGGTCGGCCCAAGGTTCATCCTCCGCAGCGGGGAGCGAGCCGGCTCCGGGAGCCTCCTGCCAGGGTGGCCGGGCCGAGCGGCGGCAGACGCTATGGTGGCTAAAGGCGGTCGAAAGATGGGGAAAACCGGCTCTGGGCTAAGGCAAAGGCTAGAGGGACCTACGCTCCTCCTCCGGCTCGCGCTCGGCAAAGCCCTTCGCTTCtctctgttttgatttgaaaGATGGGAGGTTgaagggcagccctggggggacGCGGGCGGCCGCATCCTGACCACGCCGGCACCATCCCAGAGTGTTTCCTCCTCCGGCATCGCCCGCCGCTGCCGGCTGTGGTCTGCCGGTCCTGCCCCAGCGATGCTACGGCCGGGAACGATGTCTGCCGGAGCCACGTCCCAccggctgccccctccctgaaaACACCGGCACGACCGCCCCTGCCACCCGCGCAAGGAGCCAAAGCCAGCAGGAGGGGACAGCAGGGTGACACCGAGCCCCTGCCTGGCTCGGGTCCGGTTTGGGATGTCGGGGCAGGATGCGGCACGGCAAGACCCGACAGCGAGGGGACGGAGCGGTGGCCATGGCACCGTGGGGACGGGAGGGTGCGGAGGGACCCGGCGGTGACGCCGTCCCCCCCGGCAGTGCCATGAGGGACGAGGTGTTACCGGACAGAGGGACCAGGGTAGGACAGcacgcggggagggggggacacgacaTGGTGCCACGAAGCCGCCTTACGTTTGGGTGGGAGCCCTCGGCGATGGTGGAGAGGGAGAAGTTGTCGTTGTGCAGCTCGGACGGGGTGTGGTATCTGCCGGGGGGGAGAGCAGAGCGCGGCGGTGAGACGGGGGACGCCGCCAAGCACCCCCCGCGCCCCCGGCCGCGTGTTGGGGTGAACCCGGTGCTGGGGGTTAAACGTCCCCAGCGCGGGAGGCCTGGGGGCTACACgtccccagggatggaggtTTGGGGCTAAATACCCCCGATCTGGGGGTTTGGGGCTAAATACCCCCAATTTGGGGGGTTGGGGCTAAATACCCCTGATctgggaaggagcaggcagGCGCAGGCAGGGGAGCGGTGagggcagcccagggcaggcaggagctccCAGGGCCTGCGAGGGAGACCCATGGGCTGGCACGGAGCTTCGTTGCTAATTACGCTTGGCACATCCAAACGCTAATTAACAGCTCATTAGGGACCCGGGCTGGGAGGGCTTTCTCCTCCCTGGCTCCAGGGAGGTGGGCAGCaattgctgggggggggggtgacccCAACCTTCCCCTGTcaccccccagccctgtccccgcGTCCCATCTCTGGTGGCCCCTGGGCAGCGTGGCGAGCCCAGCCGGCGGCCCCAGCTCCCAGTGCGGCAGATGAACTGGTGCCAGTCAGGAGCAGCCGTAAAGGATTAATCGGACGGCAGGAGCCACAAGCCACGGCCCCGCAGGACCTCTGCCTCCGGCACCTTTCCCACCCACCCACCGGCACCTCGTCCCCACCGGCaccggggaggggcgggggggtgtcTCAACGGCCTGGGTGCCACCGCTGGGAGCCGAGACCACCCAAACCGCTGCGGCTATCGAGGTGCCACCCGGGAGCGGGGACGGTTTTGGGGGTGCCAGCCCCGTCCCAATGCCACTCACTTGGTCTTGCGCAGTTTGCTGTTCTCCGTCTTGAGCAGGTAGAGCTTCTTGGCGAAGAAGACGGTGAGcatgaagagcagcagcaccacgAGGGCGGCCGAGCCCACGGCCACGCACATCACCTGGAAGTCGGTGACGATGGCCTCGCAGCGCGTGCCCTTGTGCCACGTGTAGTCCTGCGTGTTGCACCTGCGAGGGGAGGCGGTTAaggaccccccccccgacccAAAACCGTGTCCCCGTCCCACAGAGCGTCCTCGGGGGACACCGGCATCTGGAACTGGGGACACTACGGGTGTCCGATGGGGGACCGTGACCCCCCCCCAACACTGCGGACAAGTGAGATGGGCGACAGTGGGGGATGCCGGGAGCGGGGTGGGGATCCCCCCGGTGATGgtccccctcccccagcctcGGGGAGCGGGGTGgccaggggatgggggggtgtgACAGCCCCGTCACGCCACACACCCACGTCCCCCCGTGCAGGTGGGCTCAGCGCCAGCCGCATGGCGCGTGCCGAGCCGTACGGCGCAGCCGGCGTCAGCCCTCCCCGGGCACAATCTGCCGGGGCCGATTAGCGCGGCGGCCCCGGAGCCCTCGGCTGCGCAGCCCTGACCTAATTCCTGCCCGGCCGCCGCtcggggggggcagggaaaaCCCCTCTGTGCCCCTGTGCGATGGGGGTGCGTGGGCAAAGGGACCCAGACGGGGTGCACAGGGATGGAGAGCCCAGGAGTGGGGTGCAGGCGATGGAGATCCCAGAGATGGGGGGCACAAGGGTAGAGActccagggatggggtgcagaggggatggagattccagggatggggtgcaGAGGGGATGGAGAGCCTGGGAATGGGGTGCAGAGGGGATGGAGAGCCCAGGGATGGGGTGCAGGAAATGGAGAGCCCCACACGCCTCCCCATCTCCCCAGAGGACGTGGGTCCCCATTCCTTACCGGCAGAAGGCCCCGTGGCTCTCCACCAGGTAGCACTGGCCGCCGTTGTGGCAGTAGCTGGGGACGAGGTCGCAGACGGAGCGGCAGGAGCTGTTGTGCCGCACGTAACCGCTCCGGCACTCGGTGCCGTTCTCCGGctggccccgctcccccggccgCGGCCGCGGCGTGGGGCTGCCCCCCGTGACGCCGGagggctgcggcggggccgcgTCGCGGCGGCCGGTAGGTCGGGGGTCCCGTGGCGCTGGCTGGGCGCCGGGCATGGCCGAGGTGGGCGGCCGGTAGCCGTTCTCGTCCTCCAGCCccccatcttcctcctcctcctcttcctcctcatcctcctccagctcATCTTCCTCATCCCCGTCGGCGTAGAAGGAGGTGGTGGGGTAGAAATCGGCTTCATCGAAGGGCGTGAAGTCGTCGTAGAGCTCGTGGAGGGCCCACGGCGTGGCCGCCTCCTCTGGCTCCCGCCGCCGTGCTGAGCCGGCcgccccccggccgcccccggggaagccccccagcccctcgcccccCTCAAACAGGTCGTAGTAGTCGACGTCGATAATCTCCGAGGCCGTCCGGTCGGCAGGCGGCTCGGCCGGGGCAGGGGCGGCGGTGACGGgctcctctgcctccagccaggtcaAATCCGTCCGGCCACGAGCCCCCTGCGCTGGGGCCGGGCTGGATGCGACCACCCAGAGCTCCGGGGGATGCCCCGAGTCCCCCGTGACGCCTGGCATGGGGCTGGGGTCACCCGGCACGGGGGTCCACGGCGCGGCCGAgcccccagctgccagcagcaggtcgGATTCGGCCGAGTCGGTGGCGAGCCGTGGGCCGGAAGGGCTCGGCGGGGCAGCTGTGagccccccaaaaacccccgggctgggcagggaggctCGCGTGGCCCGCTCGCCGCTCCCCGGCTCCTCGGGGCTGCCGAGGGCCACCGTCCCCCCGTCACCGGGCCAGGTCACCGCCGCCTGGCCGTCCTCCGCCGAGCCGGCTTTGGGGGGCAGAGCACTGGCATCGCCCTCCCCGGCGCACCCCGCGCACCCCTCCAGCATCGCCGCCGGGTCCGTGGTGGCGGCCGTGGCCCCCCCGGGTGGCTCTAGCTGGGGTCCCACCGGGGGCTCGCCGcctgccgcagcccccccggggctggTGCCGTTGCTGGGCCCCCCCGGGGGGTCTCTGCTCGCTGGGTCCCATCGCGGggggctgctctccagggagccctcccagcctctcccctcGGCCTCGCTGGCGTTTTGGGGGGGCCACTCGGATGCTGGAGGGGGACAAGGAGAGAAAGGCGTGTCAGAGGTGGCCCCCACACCCTGGGCAAGGCCGTGGCGGCCTGGGGGGTCCCGGTGGGTTCCTGTCTGCTCAACCTTGTGCCCACCAGCACCACGACAAACCACTTGGGGGGGGGCCCTGCACCCCGAGTTTTTTACAGCCTCTCCTGGGCACCAAAGGGACAAACCCTGCAGAAGCCCCCAGCTCTGTGGGTCCCCCCACACCCATGACAGCCCAGTCATCACCCCGCAACTCTGTGACCCCCCCCCCGTGACACAGCCCCCCCCAAGTCAAGCTGTCCCCAGCCCAGAcaccccagctgccctgcacGGGGAACCGGCCGCTCCTGCCCCTGCCGGGGATCCAGCCCCCCCAAAGGGATcgagcccccccccaaagggATCCAGCCCTCCTCTGGTTCCTGCACCCCATACACACAGCGGGATCCAGCCCCCCAATGGGATCCAGCCCCTTGTAGCAGGATCCAGATGGGATCCAGCCCCCCCAGGGGATCCAGCCCCCCTGCAACTGgatccagcccccccccccaggggaTCCAGCCCTCCCCTACTTCCTGCAAGTGCACCCCACACACACGGCGGGATCCAGCCCCCCGCAGTGGATGGAGCCCACCCTGTGAGGGGATCCAGCCCTCCTCCGGTTCCTCTAAGTGCACCCCACACACACGAGGGCTCCAGCGCCCCGCGGCAGATCCGGCCCCCCCCTTGCAAtgggctccagcccccccaATAGCTCCAGCCCCCTCTGCAAGGGGATCCAGCCCCCCTCCGGTTCCTGCCTATGCACCCCCTCCACACGACGGGATCCAGCCCCTCCTGCAAGGGGATCCAGCCCCCCCTCCGGTTCCATACACACGACAGGATCCAGCCCCTGCAAGGGGATCCAGCCCCTTTAGAAGGGgatccaccccccccccccccgcaatgGAATCCAGCCCCCTCACAAAGGGATCCAGCCCTTTCTGGTCCCTGCAAGTGCACCCCATGATCACAAGCGGATCCAGCCCCTGCAAGGGGATCCAGCCCTCCTCCGAGGGGATCCAGCCCTCCTCCGGCTCCTGCAAATGCCCCCCATACATAAAGGGGATCCAGCCCCCCGCAACAGCAGCAAGACACCCCCCGGCAAGGGGATCCAGCCCCCCGCAAAGGGATCCAGCCCCCCCGCAAAGGGATCCAGCCCTCCTCCGGCTCCTGCAGATGCAGCCCATGCACACAGGGGGATCCAGCCCCCGCCCCCCAAAGGGATCCGGCCCCCCCCAAAGCATCCAGCCCCCGGCAAGGGGATCCGGCCCCCCCCAAAGCATCCAGCCCCCGGCAAGGGGATCCGGCCCCCCCAAAGCATCCAGCCCCCGGCAAGGGGATCCGGCCCCCCCCAAAGCATCCAGCCCCCGGCAAGGGGATCCCGCCCGCCCTGCAAGAGGCTGCAGGTCCCTGCAGTGGGATCCAGCCCCGGcacggggacaccccccccccgccccaagccCCGGTGCCCGCAGAGGAatgcagccccagcccgggaCCGCCgagccccccgctccccccgctcccccccccatccccggggcgatccgcccccccccccccccccgccctcctaCAGGTGAccggcccccgccgcgcccggtgtgtccgtgtccccccccccccccggtgcagGATCCGGCCCCATCCCGgaggcagcccccccccccctttccatCCCCGGTACGTACCGAGGGCGCCGAGCGCCAGCAGCAGCGCCAGGgccggggcggcgcggggccgggcagccGCGGGGGCCATGGCGGCATGGAGGGACCCACGGCTCCGCCAGCGGGGCCGGCACCGGCAGCGGCTCCGCCCGCCCCCCGCACCccgcgccccgcgccgcccgccgccgctccgctcccTGCCGGGGGGACCGGgagggccggggccgggctgggggcgggCGGGAACCACCGGCTCCGCCCGCGGGACTGGGGACGCCGCCGGTAGCCGCGGTCGGGGCGATGGGACGCGGCGGCGGGACCTCCCCTCGCGGCAGCCACGGGTGGgcccggggacaccccccccccccccccaggcagcaCCGGGGGACCCATCCCGGCACCaccacacccccacccccccgaaaATAAACCTGCTCCCGCACGGAGGGGTGTccctgcaaccccccccccccgccccaggatccctcgctgccccccccccaagtgcTCCTGCgtgggggtgtccctgccccagcacccccctgcgctctgtgtgtgtcccccagcACCGGGATTCCTCACTGACACCCCCAAATCTGCTACTGCATCGGGGGGGTGTCCccgcaccagccccagccccccccgcaccccccccgctcatgcccagctctgggggcgcagggctgggggcaccccCCGGCAGCGGGGAGCTGCGGGCAGGGCACCGCAATCCCGGGGGGCAGCCCTCAGGCCGGGGACcccgcagggctggggcagggggccGCGGCCGCTCGGAACCCCCCCCCGGGCAAAGGGTCAGACCCTCCTCGTCCCCCGAACGGGTCACGGTGCCGCTTCCCAGTGCCAAACTGGTCTGGGTGCCACCACAGCCTCCAGCGCCCATGGCCCATCCATGGGTGGGGGTGTCACGAAATGGGCTCCCTCCCGCAGGCTGCGGGTGCGGGCAggggggtgcgggcaggggggtgcgggcaggggggtgctgggggccaGGGCCCGGTGCGAGGCCGGGAGGCCGAGCCGACACAGCGGCCGGATGGAGCCGGGGaagagctgggagaggagaagcTGCGCAGACGTGACCGGCCTAGCGATGGGGCCGGGGCGAGCCCAGaggggcagcgggcaggcagcgggcaggcagcgggcaggcagcgggcaggcagcgggcaggcagcgggcaggaggcaggcaggcagcaggcaggagccccGCAGTGTGAACGCAGGGGCAAGGCGGAGCGGACAAGCACGCACCGAGGAGCCAGGCGTGCGCATGGCCGTGGGTGCATGCGTGGGTGTGCGTGGGCACAGAGGGGCCCCCGAgacccccccagggacccccccccccccagccccgggctctGCCTTTGGGCTGCCTGAAGGCACGACTGGGGGTAACGTGCTCCCTCCTGGCCCCGACAGAGCCGGGGCGGCCCCCAAATCCTGCGGGGCACACCCAGCCCATTGCCACCCTGAACCCCACCTCTGCAGGGGGGTCCTGGCTGTGTTGGGGACAACCGCTTATGTGGGGACACCCCGAGCTGCACCCGGGGGGGCTCAGCCCGGAGCCGTACAcggcggtgggggggggaacTGCATCTTTGCCATCCCCTGCCCCGCTCGCCCTGTGGCCACCTCGTCCTCCCGGGGCCGGCACGAGCTCCCGGCTGGCTGAGGGTTCCCAGGGTCACCGCGTGTCCCCCACCGCCCCGGCGCAGGAAGGTGCCGGCCGTGGCCGCTCCCGCATCCCAAGCCGGGGAAGGATGctcggggcagggctgggggcccTCGGGAGCAGCGGGTGCTCCCAGAGGAGCCCGTCTcggtgccccccagcccccgcgTAGGACCCACATCAGCTCAgccaccgccgcccccccctcGCCCACACCGCCCCGTCCCGTGCAGAGGGGCAGCCGTGGGGCTCGTGTGCAGGGCCTGGGGGAGCTGGGCAGTGGGGGGCCGCTGGGGCCGGGGggtcccctctccctcccagcagccagcGCGCCTGGCTGGGCTCCCCGTGCCGGGAACAAGCCCCGCTCTGTCCCCGCTCAAAGGGGGATTGAAGGGGCTGCACCTGCTTAATATTCCCAACGCTTCCGCCCCTGGATGCGTTTCCAAGGGGACCGGCCGAGGGGCTGCCGGGATGGACGGGGGGGACACGGCTGCGACAGCCGGGGAAAAGGATCGGGAAGAGGCATCGGGGTCCCAAacgctgcctggggctgggggtccctCCGCCGGGTCCCCACCATTGCAGCAAGAGGCTGAAGGCGGGCAGGTGGGATCCCGGGGACGGTGCTGGGGATGTCACGCGGAGCAGGGAGATGGAGCGCGGGTAGGGCAGCagcacccatcctgcacccGAAGCCCTTCTCCAGCACCGGGGCAGGGTGCCGGCACATGGCAGTGATGGCTCAAGGTGTTCACGCTCAAGTTGTCGGTACTTGTCAAGCCCACGGGagctcccagcacccacagcGACTCCCGGGCGCAGGAAGCTCGTGGCGctgaggctggcagggaccccTGGAGACCACCTGGGCTGACCCCCGCTCGGGGGGTTCCCAGGACCGCGGCTGGTTGGCTCGCGGACATCTCCACAGCCGGAGGCCCCACCAGCCCATGGGGCAGCCCGTGCCAGCCTTCCGGAGCGCCAGCTCCTCCTCTCCGGTGGGGGTCGGTGGCTCCAGCCCATGGCACCTCGCAGCCCTGGGGCACCTCGCGCGGGAGCACCCCCCCACTCCTGGCCCTGCCGCAGAGGGGACACCCTGGGCCACCAGCCACGGTCAGCCGGCCGCTCGCTGGGGTCCCCTCGGGGTATTGACACCCCAagagctccagctgcagccagcatcACCCCACGGTGCTGAGCACCACGGGGAGGAGGGCCCTTGCCCTGGATCCCGCGGGGTCCAtgggggatgagggggtgtTGGCACCCCCCAGCTGGGGGATGGTGCCCATCACGTTTCCCCGCAGACCACCGTCGAACAGGAAcagcccccacctccccacaGGCCTTTGCCCCCCCAAACGCAGCTCCGTACCCGTCCCCACGCTGGTGGCTCTGGATCAGGCCCCCCCAGTCATCCCAGGGGGGCAAGGGGGGGGACCCCCACCCGacagagctcagctgctgctgcggggggaggagggacgGCGGTCGAGCCGTGCTCCAGGCAGGGATATCCAGCTGGGGGATGAAATTTCGGAgcctcccccccctcccacgCCACGCAGCGGGCGAAGCGTGGCAGCGCCTGAACGCCCCGGGCTCCATCGCTACGCTTAAATTTAGGATGAGACGAGGCAGCAGAACCCAACGCAGGCGTCGGGCCTGTCTCGCGTGTCTGCTGTCACCACGGAGCCCAGAGATCTGCCTCAGGTCCGACCCTGGCAGGGGCAGAAGCGGCAGCAGAGGGTTGGACGAGGGGTGGCAGGACAGACAGTGAcagcaggacagacagacagggatGGCAGGACAGACAGTGAcagcaggacagacagacagggacGGCGGGACAGACAGCGATGGCAGGCCAGCCAGCCAGCCGGTGACGGCTCTTCAGTCCCGCGGAAGAAATCAAGCGGCAGGTCCCTCCTTTCGGGCAggacaggctgctgctgctgctgctgggcacgtGTTCTCCTGGGGGAGTTACTCAAAATATTTAAGGCAAATTAAAAGACTACGAAACGCAGCCACATTGGCAACTCATCTTCAGCGTTTCTGGAGGAAATCAGTGCGCGCTCTGTCCATCCGTCCGTCCGTCCTGGGAGCGGGTCACGCGCAGCTCGGGAGTGATCCACCCCAAATCCCTTCTCTGCCCAGTTCGGCGCTGGGATCTGAGCTTGCTCGTGGGTCTTGCCCTGCCTCGGGGTCCCTGAAAACCCACGGGAGGGGCTTTGCtcaccccccagccccgctctgctTCATCCTCCCACCAGCTCCCGGCTgcggctgcgggcagggggtgCCCGCGCGTGGGAGCACTTGGTCAGCCCCCCATCCCGGGGCAGCTCCCGGAGGACGCCAGCAGCCGCGGGGCAGCCCCATGCCGGCACCTTCGTCCCCCCGTCCCCaagagcagctggaggcagatCCGCTCTGGATGCAGGTGACAGCTTGGATCAGGATCAGGAACGACGGGGACGgacgggcgggcgggcaggcaggcaggcaggcagacaggcaggcaggcaggcaggcagacaggcaggcaggcaggcagacaggcaggcaggcaggcaggcaggcaggcaggcaggcagacaggcaggcaggaaggcaggcagacaggcaggcaggcaggcaggcagacaggcaggcaggcaggcaggcaggcagacagacagacaggcaggcaggcaggcagacaggcaggcaggcagacaggcaggcaggcaggcaggcagacaggcaggcaggcaggcagacagacaggcaggcaggcaggcagacagacaggcaggcagacagacaggcagacagacaggcaggcagacaggcaggcagacaggcagacagacaggcaggcagacaggcaggcaggcaggcaggcaggcaggcaggcaggcaagcaGGCAGGAGGTTGGAGGGAGGTGCAGACGGCTCCTTCCCATCAGCTGAGCATGGCGGAATCGCCTCCTCCCCGTGCTCGCATGACGACGTCCCCGCTGACCATGACCCACCACGGGCCACATCCGGACCCCCAGGCTAACGGGGGGTCGGGTCGATGGTGGGGGCAGgatgggc is part of the Balearica regulorum gibbericeps isolate bBalReg1 chromosome 2, bBalReg1.pri, whole genome shotgun sequence genome and encodes:
- the CSPG5 gene encoding chondroitin sulfate proteoglycan 5, whose amino-acid sequence is MAPAAARPRAAPALALLLALGALASEWPPQNASEAEGRGWEGSLESSPPRWDPASRDPPGGPSNGTSPGGAAAGGEPPVGPQLEPPGGATAATTDPAAMLEGCAGCAGEGDASALPPKAGSAEDGQAAVTWPGDGGTVALGSPEEPGSGERATRASLPSPGVFGGLTAAPPSPSGPRLATDSAESDLLLAAGGSAAPWTPVPGDPSPMPGVTGDSGHPPELWVVASSPAPAQGARGRTDLTWLEAEEPVTAAPAPAEPPADRTASEIIDVDYYDLFEGGEGLGGFPGGGRGAAGSARRREPEEAATPWALHELYDDFTPFDEADFYPTTSFYADGDEEDELEEDEEEEEEEEDGGLEDENGYRPPTSAMPGAQPAPRDPRPTGRRDAAPPQPSGVTGGSPTPRPRPGERGQPENGTECRSGYVRHNSSCRSVCDLVPSYCHNGGQCYLVESHGAFCRCNTQDYTWHKGTRCEAIVTDFQVMCVAVGSAALVVLLLFMLTVFFAKKLYLLKTENSKLRKTKYHTPSELHNDNFSLSTIAEGSHPNDDPSAPHKLQDSLKSCLKDEEPFNIHNSTSPKHDGGGKGEQEGGELNCLQNNLT